The genomic interval AATGAATTTGATTATCCCTGGAGAACAGTACTtctatctgaaatccaaaaatgcAGCTGATAGACAAAAGTGGTTGGTTGCATTAGGAACTGCGAAGGCCTGCCTGACGGATATCCGGACCCTGAAAGAAAAAGGCAAGCAGTCTCATGTGGGAGCTGTTTCTACATTTTACTTGTCAGTTTCttgaaaaatagcatttttaattttgtatttccaatttctctcATTTATGGAAACTGAATAGCAAACACTGCAGAAACTTCCATGGACATTTTGATCCTTTCTAATAGCAACACAGTTTTTCTGTGTTGATTTAGCCATGACATATTATGGTGCgcatatgaaaaataaaagtgATGGACTTTATCCATTCATTAGTTAACTATTAAAAGGATAAAACAATGAACATTTATTTACAGCATACAGTAAAGCTAGTTTTTAAACCAGAAGCAAATGTTAACATGCATTATGACTTAGGACtaataaatcaaattaaaacagattTCATGCTTTCCATTTCATATTCGTCTTCCAGAATGCTATAGAATAAATAAACATCACAAGTAAACAGCCAACATTTAACTTTAAGAGTTTGACATAGATTGAATTATAATAAAATGTTATAATGGATCATTTTGACCAGTTGCATCTaaccttttttgttttaatttagaatTTACAGAAAACACAGATGccttgaaaacaaaaatgacagaaCTTAGGTTATATTGTGACCTCCTTATTCAGCAAGTGGATAAAACCAAGGTAACTGCATTGCCTAATGTACCACAGGCTGAGGTCATGTggcataagaaaacaaaatgtcaaAAGTGCTACAGCTGATGTGCTTATGTAGAACTTTCAGCAAGGACATCAGTGGCAGTAATCCCATGAGAATGGTTTATGAGTAAAGGTGTTTTGCAGTATCATTAACAATGTGCAATCTGCAGTCCTGTGCTGAGTGTcaggcttttcttttaaaaaacaaagtctgAGGAAAGTTACAGTTTGAATGTGAAAATCTGATAAGGGTTTAGCTGTATAGAAGGAACAAAATGTGGGTATTGCACCTCCAAATGAGAACAAAATTAtcttccagtccccaaatttctagcattgcagatattgagacactgaaaatggttcacaCATATAATGCATATATTTGCAGTGTTCTTAATCCCTTGGTAACTTGCCTGCCCATTTGCTTTGGAGGCAAATGCTCAACTGCCATTTTTAAGTTaccacaatgctagaaatttgaaggcAGAagtaaaatttcattggggggagATCAGAATTCCTGTTTGAGGGCAATACCTTGAACACCCCTGAAAAATCTGGCTTTAAAGGAGATATCTGAGCCTTCAGAAGCAGGTTGTTCATGCATTATTAGAAAGACTCAATACTGTTCTGTCTGTACAGTGCTAGGATGGGTGGAGTTGCAACCATAAGATCTCagtgaaagtaaaaaaaacaagaatTGCTGAATTGTGAAAAACTGGCATGTCTGGGCCTATACACATTCTCTGGTGATAGATTCCCAGCTGCTTTCTATATCACTGTGGATATGATGTGTCTTAACTTACTATCAACATTTTAATTCCATGCTATTGTATTGAAATATGTAGTTGTTTGCTGTGTCTTTGTGCTAAAGGAATAAAAACTGAGAATGAATAGCTGTAGAGTACCTCCACCAGTTGCATTTCAGAGGAGCAACACTTCTTTCTGTGATAAAGTAGGTCATGGATAGGGCTGAAAGCCATTCAAACATTCTGCgttattgttttactttttaatgaCACATTGAACCTTGTTATAATATCAGAAGTTGACTTTGTCCTTTTACTCAGTTAAATGCAAAATTTTCAATCCACTTGTTAGTCCAGACTTAACTGATAGAATCAattgccctccacattcactgaggtttggAACACAGAACCCCCGTGAAATTGGAAAATGAAAAGCCCACTGGGGATTTTATCTGAGAGAATCTGTAAGTctcccagcacaactctgtgatcaacatctgctgaAAACTGGCCATAGGAtcatgctggagaatctagaaatgcctagagaagtattttctctgggaatctcttggtcctctagcatgactctatgatcagtttccagcagagtcacactggaggacctagagtttcctagagagagtGTATCAATCTTGAATAAACAGATCTGGGAATAATCAAATGCAcggaagtcaaagccacaaattggggggggggggactgtagcCTGTTGTGAAATTTGAAGCATAATGCATAGATTTCCCTTTGGTACGGCTTTTGGGCAGATATACAGttctatttatttttccattGGTTTTGCTTTTAATAATTCGGTAAATTAGGAATTTGAGAGACCTTGCTCTCAAGGTTATCTGTTGTGAGTCTTCTTGGTAGATTATTAGTAGGGCCTTTTCTGTGTTGATGCCATAATTCTGGATTTTACTTTCAGTCAAATTCTGCCATGCTCCCTCTTTGTGCCTCTTTGCCAGACATTGGTCAACTTGTATGTCTCTGGTGGAATAATCAAATCTTGATATTAAACTGTTAGACGTGATAACAGGTTTGAAAGCCTAGCGGCTTAGTAATGCTgggaaattaaatatttttccaaTTTTGCAGAATGGAGTTGATGTGGGAACACTGTTGAAAACCACTTGTACTACATTCCTGACGACCCTTGAAGAATGTATGCAAATTGCAAATGCAGCCTTCTCTTCTGAATTGCTTTATGAGACATCATCTGAATCTGCACATTCAGCTCTCCAGAAACTAAACAAGGTAAACAAAAGCAACTgacattacagtgcgcccgcgtcatatgcaaAGGCTTCCCAGAAGGGAGCCACACACCGGACGAAAACAATGGCACGTGCTCACATGGTGTGTGCTCTGCGCCACTGCTGCAAGAggggctggaacggatcccccacgtaagggaagggacaactgtataaacATTCTTCTCATGGGTTGACCAGCTAGTTTGTAAGGAGATATGTTTCAGAATATATCATTAACTGGCAGGTGAAGGTGTCAGATTACTTGTCGTAGTTGCATACAATGTTGgaaacttcactttttaaaagaagggggCATAAAATGGACTTCTGGGATTGGCGCGGAGGCGCGAGGAGTGTCTTCAGCGCTCCAGGGAAAACACTCACTTCTCGCTGCAGAGCTGTGTTCTAAACGGGCTCTGATGTACAACTCCGTGGgaccccaaagcagctttaactTCCCCAGAGATAGGGGTTTTGATGGGGAGCCCAGAGAGGCTCTGGAAGGCTGGGAGCCCCTAGGAATTGGGGAAGAAGGTTGGGGGGAAGCCCAGCTAAGGAGTCAGCTCAGGCTGACTCCTGAGTTCAAAACCCAGCAGCGCAGTAGCAGCCTTTCAGGCACCCAACGCCAGCACCAATCCTTAAAATATCAACTGCAGGCTGTAAAGCCACTAAAGCAACTGTTATGAAATTTATTGGTCCCTAAAATTACTGGgatgaagaaagggggaaaagaaccCTACGAACTATAAACCTCCCAAGACAACAGCGCACTAGCAGGTAGGAGAGTCTTTATTCCCATTTTCCTGTTTGAATCTGAAGCTTAAACTTTGCATTGTTGATTTGTTGCTTTGAAACCGCTCTCCTTCGGACTGTGTTAATAATAttgtggggagagaaagaattGTGAAAGGAGAAGACAGACTCTATCCAATATCTTTAAGTGTTTAAGTTCTCAGAAGAAACGCTCCTTGGGGAGAAATCCATGtaaagattttgttttattttgctaatTAACCTTTGCTCTTGTACTCTTGGATCCTTAATCGACGAACTTTGGATACTTTAGATACAAATCTTGATTTAATTTGAATCAACAAAACTAATAAACAAAGGTCCTTATactacaaagaaagaaagtaattaaaGTTCTAAAGCTACAAGGATACAAAGTTTCAAGGTTTAATGGCTACAGCTGCCTGAAGCCACATGTGAAATGTCCTCTAGAAGAGCTAATTGCATAAGAAAGCCCCAGAGAGGTGTGAACAGTTGCTTAAGAGGCAACACAGTTTTGACAGACAGTTATTTGCTGTTAAGATATATTAGACAGTGATTTCTTTTCCTCTCAGTCTTTCCCAGGTGTTTGGGAATGTTGTTTGCCCATGGTTGTGTGCTAGTATGAATTGATGAAAGTGAAGAGCCCATACGTTTTTAGCTCAGTGTAAGTAGACAGCAGTATAGTTAGGCTGGATCCCTTTGTACAACTGGTTGTGCAACAAGCCCCACAAACTTGACCCCAACTATTGCATAATGGCCAATTAACTCCCCACTCAGTCAGAAGCGTGTGAGAGAACTTGCAAAATAATGGGCTGCAGCAGGGACTGGGCTTGTGCAGACTCTGAGAAAATGTAACTATTTATGTAATTATGTTTTATGGTAGTGTAGCGATCTAGTAAGACCTTGGCTTAATGGTGTAGTGAATGGGGTACTTTTCATTGATATAAATCTAGTTTCTCCTAATAGGCCTTTTGAATGCATTGGAATTCATCAGTCCTCAGTTTATGTAGGAGACCTTCACATCTTTAGGGCCTGATTTGGGAGAAGCTGGTATAGACTATAGAAAATTTCATtgtatctttggcctgttacagactgccaaaataaagctgcttcgggtctctttggaggtatgctatttaaatgatgcatgggtcctaagagtctggaggtcgcaccaaagccacactccattcctaagcaccagagtgcatcttttggtgcagcttccggatacttaggatgcatgcatcattttaacagcatacctccaaagagacccgaagcagctttattttggcagtctgtaacaggcctttcttagcaaaagaaatacagtactttATTACAGGTATTGGTGCCACCTGTAACAAATCAACCTTGTTAGTCTCCAATAGAGGAGACTATTAAATCTGTCATtatttacctatgtattgactTAGCTTTCAGCCATTAATTCAATAGCTTTACTGTAGTAGGGATTAACCAATTTGATTTGATCCACTATTTTCCAGTGAGTATGAATTTTACTTCTGCTTACTTCAGGTAACctaaactgatttttaaatggCCTACTGCTATAAACTACTGACTCAGCATTGCCAGTGCTTCCAAGAGTactaaaatgttaatataaaaggTTGTGTTTCTTCCGTATTCTTTCTCAGATAAGCTGCTAAGCTGTAACATGTATTTTCAACCAatgaaatagttttatttttattttttccacagCTCAAACTTCCCAGCTTATTTAGCCGCAGCGTAGCAGAAAGGTACAGCATACTTTTCCATCTGATCAGTACCGTGGTTTCTCAGaagctgacttatccatggtgGGCCTAGTCCTGTTCCTCTCCTGGAAAGGAACAGGAAGGGAGCACACAAGGGATATCTTTTCAACATCTGGGGCTCTTCCCTCCTAAACAAATTTCCGGGTTgttagagctgtttgactgtgaaaTGGATTGCTTTGCCAAGTGAAATAAGAGGCAGGGCTCCTGTCATTTTAATGGTGGTGCAGAAGAGAAAAGTCCAAAAGAAGATTTCAAGTGTCTGTGTAAATTGATCTCGTATGATGCgccaataataatttattccaAGGATCCAAAAAATTAAATCTTCCTGATAAGACTGCATTAAAGTATGCAATTGCCAGTTTTAGCTCTAAATCTTTTGGTCCACTATTTTTAGCAAAGGTAAAAATAAGCTGATAAAAATCTTTTAAACTTCATTGGATCCTTTAATTCTTGATCTGTTCATGTCAAAAGAGCCTTTAGTTTGTTGTAGTGGTATCAAACTCTAATTCTGTCATGCCATCTACAAATTCCTTAGTACTGAATTCTCACTGAGTAATGGCTCTGAATTTTCATGCTAATGAAAATCCTTCAGCGTTTAGTTTTAAATCATAACAAAAATGTTGATTTCTATCAGTACCAATTTCACTCTTATCTTGTCTCTGTACTTGTTATATAATTCTACTTTCTTCCTGTCGCTTGAAATTTTCATGGATACTTGGCAGTACACATCTAGGTTctgcaagtcttgtctgctgccaCTTCTATTTTCCCCTCATTTTGCATCAAGCAATATAGCAGTCCTTTCACCAGCGTGAGTGACTGCCATGAATTGTCAGGCATTGTCCTTCTGAGGTGATTTAAGCTTATGCATTTTTTAGCATTACTTTCATCCGGCTTCACTATTCAGTGCCAGCACCAATGCCCCAACCACCATTACTAATAGGACGTCCTCCTGCAAATGCTTGTATTGGGTCACCTTTGCTCCCTCCATACAAAACTATTAAAGGAACAGGAACCTGTCTTTTATTTTACCTAGTAAACCTAATTAGAGGTTGTTAAACAAAGGGTCAATGCCCATCTCTCAGGAGAGCTTTAGTTGTGTtttactgcatggcaggttgTTGGACTACTAAGAGGCAACAGCAGATGAGTGATTCTGTGATTTCTCAAATTCATCCCAAGATTCTTCATCGAGAATATAATTGGGCTACAGTCCTATTCCAAAAAAATTGAGTTTATGACAGTATATGTTATACATAAACTGATATTATATGCCAATGCCACTGTGGCATTTTAAAGCGAGCACACTTATTTGATCTAGGAGtcacatttttaataaaaagtgtGAGTGTTTGTATAGTATCTATACTATGGAGCAGGATTGGGcaattgtgtggccttccagatgttgttggaggcCCATCAATCCCAGCCAGCCAATGGAGAATAATGATGGCAGTACTAGTTTATCAGTATTAGGGAGCTACAAGTTTCCCAGCTCGACTATAAAGACGTTTGAAGGGTCACACAGGTATTTAAGAAGATGGAACAATTCTGTTGCTCCCTATTTCCACACATCATTATAATGGAGTAAAACCAAAAGTGTCTGTATGGAGAACTTTTAAAAGCCTTAAATCCCACTGATAGACTATTTGGTACAGAGGGCAGTGTTGGAACTCACTAAAGGTACCCCCTTTCAAAGTCCCAGTtgtatgggattttttttccttttcgaAAAAGCTCCCAGACACTGTGCCCCTTCTGCTAGATCAGAAACAGAAGACCATCTGTGCATTTTCCAATCCTGTTAGTGATCAGTGTGCAGAAACCTAGTTTCGCATGCATAATGCTCTTAGCTAGTAATAATGTACTAGCTTCCATTCTAAAGAGTGGAAAAATGAAGTATATACAACAACATTATATAAGTAAAGTGTTTCCCTTACTGAACAGTagggcttcttttcttttttttctttttttcttcccaggcAGATGGAAATTGAAAACTGTGAAAATGGCTCTATATATGCAAACACCAATCTTCCTGAGCAAACCCCTGTACCCCTAAAAACTGATGAGATGGACtctgaaaaaaatattacagGTAACTAAGTGAATGATTTGGAATGATCCAAAACTAAAAGGAAGACAATGCTGGAGTTTGCTTACGCTAGTGTTcgttgctttttttttctttctattttttactGATGTGACCTATGTCAGATGGAGATGATGAactgtataaattattattgtatcTTAATTTAACGTATTACTATAATACATATAGTTTGAAGCCCTATTGCATGCTCTTGACAAAAGATTAAAGGGGAGAAGTTACACTTGCAGAGTAAGGTGGCAGAATCCATTCTCAAGTCTATTATTGTAAGTGCATTTTTATCCCACTGTATTCCTCAAAGTGGTCATACTTATATATATGATTCAGTGTACAATATGCCCACGCCaactgcagacttgccatccacagatctgAGCTTCTGCTGACAGCAACCCCAGCTTTTTGAATGGGTGCACGTGCATGCAGCTGCACAtgtgcatgtgagtgtgtgtgcacaccCATAGAAAAGAACGGGACTTAAGGTCCCGCGTTTTttgctatggggggggggtggtctcTGGAATGGATCTtcccatggatagcaagggaGGCTATAAATTCTTTCTTTGTCTTCATAAGATAAAGTTTTTTCACTTTTACTTGTAAACAAGAAACAGGTCCAAGGCTGAGCAGTGAACTGAACCAGTTTGTGCATTCTGTTTAAAGCTGTATGTTCTGACTCAGGGATTCGGAGCTGCTGGCCACTGGGCTAATCCCGTCTTGCAGAGATTTTCAATCTGGCCTGCAGCCTTTCCTTTGTCTGCCCCACTCTTCTCTCATCAGCACACTTTTCTGGTACCCAGGCAATCCTTTCCTTTGCCCACCTCCTTCAGTGCCTCACTAGAGTTTCCTATCCAGGCCATCCATCTGCTACTGTAGTGAATAGATAATATgttaggctgaatctacactaGCTAAATCATGCAACCTTATCTTGATCCCATTCTTGCTGGAATACACAAGATATTCCTCTGCTTCTGAtgtgaaaacacttctttttgatATGCCTGATGGCGTTAAGgcaatttaaaaaaccaagttGACTCCActgtttggggggaaattgttttttaaaggctGTGGTTTGATTCTTGAATTGGAGTCACGTGCAATCAGTGCATGGGAAAGCCAGGTTTGTGGGTGATCACCTAGGTCAGGTTGTCATCTAGGTCACTTGTTCATTCCTGCCACAAAAGGATAGCTTTTTTATTTGTACTAGCATCCAGAAAAGGCTGTGTTACCTTTtacctccccttccccccccctttttttttttttttaatttggtgtttGTATGCACAGGTCAGTATTTCACTCCTGCCTTCTTTAGGGGCATCACTATATAGAAAGATCTGGTTTAAAAGTAGTATGTGTGGCAGTAAAGGGATCAAACTGGGGCACAGTGAAGCTGGGATAAGCCATACACAGTCAACCTTAGAGACAGAGAGGCAACTCAAAGGTCCAACCTTGGAGGGTGGTAGTTAGAGGGGAACAGTATCATTTGGAAGGGTCCATAGGTGCTGTGCTCTGTGGTTGAGCCACTGAGTTCTTGTGCACATCTGCACACTCAGTTTTTTGCCAAGGTCCTATCATTGCAGACTAAAGGCACCTAATGAGGAGCCAAGCTCTGAGGTGGGGAATGAGGAAAAGGGGGGGCTGAAAGATTGAGAGagtgggaaaaaagagaaaagatgggataagAATGGAATGAGTGTGTGGATGTGAATAGATGAATGAAAAGATGAGTATGACGGTGGCAGATTAAAAGTCCACCTGAAATAGAGGACATTTCAGAATCAAGTCTATTGCAcacttaaaaaaacatacaaaataagaaGCATGTCATCCAGTTTAGTATTTTATGATTTCTCATCCTTTAATTCCAAGATGGTagcaaaaaagatgaaaaagacaAGATGCTGCCAAAACAGAGCAATCAAAGCAACAAACCTTTGGAACCTGTAGCAGATTCCACAGACAAATCAGCACCACTGGAAGAGGCAACAAACACAGATTTAATGACATTCTTCAGTGCTATGAGCATTAGGTAAAGTTCTTTCTTGATGGTCCATATCTTAATGCTTCTCTATGTGAGTAGGTGGTTTGGGGCCTCAGGACTGTCTGCATGCatatgatgttgtgtgaaatggCTCCAAGATTATTGCTTAATGTGATCCATTTCCTAAAGAATTGCCAAGGGTGAAAGGAGGTCAATGTTTGTACTGGTATAAGCATATAAATAATTACTTTTGTTTGGCCAGAGgagaaaaatgtaatataataatgtataaagttaataaaagagaaaattaaatgtttgaaattttaaattgtttgaactATTTTCATTGTAAGCCACCTAGAGGTCTTATGATATAGaaaggaatataaatattttaataaaataggcAGGACAGAGGTATGGAATTAGGCTGTTGTATGTGCATGAAATGGGTTTTGTGCTCATCATGTCCCTCCCCCCACCCAATGCTTGATCCTTTTAAATTTCTGTCTCTGATATCACAAAAGTTAGCTGACCCTTTTCTATAAAGCATATATAACAAAAGCCCTCGTAGCATTCATGATAGAATTATACTGAGCATGTAAGGAAGGCAAACATGCTAGCCACTCCCCTCTGTCATTTTCCTTATGTAGAGAGCAACATGTGTGGAGTATCTccagaaatataataataagtcTCCCCAGACGTTTGGAGAGTCTTCACAGGAAGAGGAGGCTCTCCCTTTCAGTGTATTGTTCTCTATGCTTGCAGTGATGGACAAGGTGCCGGTAGCAGGTTTTGTCTTCTCATATGCCTTCAGTTTATCCCTTTATGAATACCTGAATAGGACTGAAATCCTTGAGCTATCTGTAATTTCATATTTCCCTTTTTGAGGAAGATCAGTAGTGTAGCTAACTTTGAAACAGGTTTCaagcaattaaaattaataatgaattaaattaattaaacttATTAATCATTAGTGGAAGTATActctccatttcttcttcctGAGAAAATCTTAATCAATCTGCATGCTTCCTTCTCCAAAGATTTAGTGATATTGAGCTTTTTGATGATGGAGGAATACCCACAGAAGAATTTCTGCAATCTTGTTATGAAATAGTTCCGGTCCTTGGTATGTGTGCTTATTTGCTTTCCTGCTGACATTGGTATATAAGGGAATTCCCTGTATGGGgaaatttactttgattttcaAGCCTTGTTATGTAAATAGTTTTATGTGTTTGGGAATTCTTAGTCCCAAAAAGACAGGGCTTGGGTTTATACATAAAGGCTAGCCAGCTTGCAATTTGTTGAATTCTGTCCTGTTGTGTCTGAACCCATTCCTTCAAATAAAGCTACAAACCACAATTAGAAACCATTAGTTACTTCTGGCTTGTTTAAACTATACTTTTTTGTTACATATAAACCCCAAACCATGGCTTCTCTCTAGTTTCTATAGCTACCCACCCTGAAACAGAAATGGATAAAAAGGGTGGCAGGAAAAAAGTGAGAAATAGGGGAGACAGGATGGGGTCTGGTTAATTGTCTGCAGGATAATACAACAAACTATAGGGAATATAATGTTCGAACACAGCCAGTGTGTTAAAACAGAAGCTGAATTTTTCAAATCATTCGGCTGGCCACTGCTTCACTTAAAATAGGCCTCAGATTTGCTGTCTCCCTGTTCTTCATCAATTTGCCAGACTACTGCATAGCTTAACTGCTCAAACGCCTTCCTAAACCATGCccctttttcatatattttttattctAATAAAAACATGGGTATTTTATGCTCCAAAAAAATTGACATGCATGTCAAATTATTATTGGAAAAACATTTCCATGTTCCAGATTTACGAACATGGTTTACTGTTTTCCCAAAACTGTAGCAACTATAGAGTACACGACCTACAGAATATAGAAACTGCGATGGCATATAGACTGAGAGTTACATAGGAATATGGTCTCGGAGTGGGAACAGCTAAAGCATGATAACTCTGAACTTACCTGGGTAAATGCTCTAAGATGTCTCCAGACAAACATATTCATAGCAAATTCTCAGAGCTTGaggaagttgtttgtttgttttggattacTGATCTCATAATCCCCTATATAGACTGGGTGCTGGCCAGGCTCACTGGCaatttctgggagttgttgtcttCATTTCCACATTTTAGATACATTTCCTTTGGTGTTAGTATAATAAGCTAATGAGATGTCTCTGTGCAAGACTTATGAATGTTTTGTAAAGGTATTTAGCCAACACAGACATATTCCTTTATGATCAATGTGTCTGATGGCTTTTCTATAAGCTGCTTCTTTCCTTCAAGATTTTGTGGTTACTTTCAGCTCAAGTAACTAAAAATTTAATTCAGTAACTAGTCATTGGGTTTCCCATAAAATGATGTCTAAAACAATCTGAACAAGAACTCCTATTTGGTTTGAGACATTACAGGAAGCCAGGGATGGGGATTATGTGTTTCATGAAGGAAGTAAATATTTTTTATCCTCAACACATCTCCTACCTTACCTTCTTTTCATGCCTTTGGATGCTTATTACATGTGGTTGTGAAGAATGACAGTCAGTGACTTGAGCACCGCCATTTTCTGTGCACCCATACCGTCACTGATAGCTTTGAAAAGCAGAATAAGACCACAAGCCTGGTGCTTTCCAGCAAAATCGAAAGTGCTCAGTACTTTCTGCCCCATTGTCTTGTATTAAGATGTTTGAAACTAGTGACTAAATCAAACATTGCAGCATGAATAGCCTTGTgggggaaaatgttttctttcttctagATAAACTTGGATCCACAGTCTTTGCTCCTGTTAAAATGGATTTTGAAGGAAACATCAAGGTAATAGTTTCATTTTAGTCATATTTAGAGCAGACCGATTCAGAGCAGTGGGGCTGAATCAATGGGACACTACACTATATAGGTCTTTGCCTAC from Sceloporus undulatus isolate JIND9_A2432 ecotype Alabama chromosome 6, SceUnd_v1.1, whole genome shotgun sequence carries:
- the PLEKHA8 gene encoding pleckstrin homology domain-containing family A member 8 produces the protein MEGVLYKWTNYLSGWQPRWFLLAGGVLSYYDSREDAWKGCKGSIQMAVCEIQVHPTDNTRMNLIIPGEQYFYLKSKNAADRQKWLVALGTAKACLTDIRTLKEKEFTENTDALKTKMTELRLYCDLLIQQVDKTKNGVDVGTLLKTTCTTFLTTLEECMQIANAAFSSELLYETSSESAHSALQKLNKLKLPSLFSRSVAERQMEIENCENGSIYANTNLPEQTPVPLKTDEMDSEKNITDGSKKDEKDKMLPKQSNQSNKPLEPVADSTDKSAPLEEATNTDLMTFFSAMSIRFSDIELFDDGGIPTEEFLQSCYEIVPVLDKLGSTVFAPVKMDFEGNIKKINQKYITSKDDFNTLQKIILHEVSTGDAQIRHSATEALLWLKRGLKFLKEFLTELKNGEKNIQTALNNAYGRTLRQYHGWVVRGVFALALKASPTYEGFASALSVQDCRYQEDAFYNSMQRDLDIYLPAMEKQLNILDALYEEHGLESNEVV